One window from the genome of Malus domestica chromosome 01, GDT2T_hap1 encodes:
- the LOC139194359 gene encoding uncharacterized protein, whose amino-acid sequence METEKKLMRENVVKDARALRIIQGAVSDQIFPRIATQESAKAVWDILKQEFVGDKQVRSVKLQGLRRDFEYTRMNDNDSLSVYIAKLFDLINQLKSYGEDLSNQRIVQKLLISLPKSYDSIAAMIENTKDLDTIDAQDVVAILKGYEQRLDRHGESSMEKAFASLNIAPKSNRFNSQSNSSKHQKKFKPKGKQWGNKAEWGNKASFPVKNDANNTGDKCKFCDRLHYGECWVKNKVKCHKCNKIGHIARYCNSNKAVQQVNFANQVEETGNLFYANHSGEMKKISDEWYIDIGCSNHMTSREDLLVDINRNVKAKVQVGTGNLVEVAGKGTLIIETMKGRSYIRDVMLVPGITENLLSKLRSDRGGEFTSTEFNAFCESIGMERQLTGSYTPQQNGVAKRKNKTIVEMAKSMLHEKDLPYKLWGEAVNTTVYLLNRCPTSALNCVTPFEAYSGRRPGIKHLKVFGAACYSLIPRYLRHKLEASSVKGVFIGYAACDKGYRILNPTTMKVIVSRDVVFDENGKWD is encoded by the exons ATGGAGACGGAGAAGAAGCTGATGCGTGAGAATGTGGTCAAGGATGCTAGAGCACTCAGAATCATCCAAGGTGCCGTTTCAGATCAAATTTTTCCGAGGATTGCAACCCAGGAAAGTGCGAAGGCTGTGTGGGACATTCTGAAACAAGAATTTGTGGGTGATAAGCAAGTAAGATCTGTGAAACTTCAAGGTCTTAGGCGAGATTTTGAATATACTCGCATGAATGATAATGATTCTCTCTCTGTGTATATTGCTAAATTGTTTGATCTGATTAATCAATTGAAAAGCTATGGTGAAGATTTAAGTAATCAAAGAATTGTTCAAAAGTTGTTAATCAGTCTACCTAAGTCTTATGATAGTATTGCAGCTATGATAGAGAATACTAAGGACTTAGACACCATAGATGCACAGGATGTTGTTGCTATCCTAAAGGGTTATGAACAACGACTTGATAGACATGGGGAAAGTAGTATGGAGAAAGCATTTGCTAGTTTGAATATTGCACCGAAATCAAATAGGTTTAACAGTCAGTCAAATAGTAGCAAACATCAGAAAAAATTTAAGCCAAAAGGGAAACAGTGGGGAAATAAGGCTGAATGGGGAAATAAGGCTAGTTTTCCTGTGAAGAATGATGCTAATAACACTGGAGATAAGTGTAAATTTTGTGATAGATTACACTATGGAGAATGTTGGGTTAAGAACAAAGTCAAGTGTCACAAGTGTAACAAAATTGGTCATATTGCAAGATATTGTAATTCAAACAAGGCTGTGCAACAAGTGAATTTTGCTAATCAGGTAGAGGAAACTGGAAATCTATTTTATGCTAATCATTCAggggaaatgaagaagataagtgATGAATGGTATATAGATATCGGATGTAGTAATCATATGACATCCAGGGAAGATTTGCTTGTTGACATTAATAGAAATGTGAAAGCCAAGGTTCAAGTAGGCACTGGAAACTTGGTTGAAGTGGCTGGAAAGGGGACACTGATCATTGAAACAATGAAGGGCCGAAGTTACATAAGAGATGTAATGCTTGTACCTGGTATTACAGAGAACTTGCTCAGT AAATTGAGAAGTGATAGAGGTGGAGAATTCACCTCCACTGAATTTAATGCATTTTGTGAATCAATTGGGATGGAAAGACAACTCACTGGGTCCTATACTCCACAGCAAAATGGAGTGGCAAAAAGGAAGAACAAGACAATAGTGGAAATGGCCAAAAGCATGCTGCATGAGAAAGATTTACCCTACAAACTATGGGGAGAGGCTGTCAACACTACAGTCTACTTGTTAAACAGGTGTCCTACAAGTGCATTAAATTGTGTCACACCATTTGAAGCCTATAGTGGAAGAAGACCAGGGATTAAACATCTCAAGGTATTTGGAGCTGCATGCTATTCTCTAATACCTAGATATTTGAGACATAAACTGGAAGCATCAAGTGTAAAAGGAGTTTTTATTGGATATGCAGCTTGTGATAAGGGATATAGAATTCTAAATCCAACCACAATGAAGGTGATTGTGTCTAGGG
- the LOC103406063 gene encoding DNA replication licensing factor MCM7-like → MKDINFSAEKELAKDFLSNFPDSNGEPKYMRILQQVANRKFRAIEIDIEDLFSYAELDEEFCNRVQENTRRYIGIFADAIDELMPEPTEAFTDDDHDILMTQRSDDVPENMDGPDPHQKMPPEIKRYFEVYIRASSSGKSKPYAIREVKASHIGQLVRISGIVTRCSDVKPLMQVAVYTCEECGFEIYQEVTARVFMPLFECPSRRCITNRTKGNLILQLRASKFLKFQEAKIQELAEDVPKGHIPRTMTVHFRGELTRKVAPGDVVKLSGIFLPIPYTGFRAMRAGLVADTYLEAMSITHTKKKYEDYELIGDEEEQVARLAEDGNIYEKLARSLAPEIYGHEDIKKALLLLLVGAPHRKLKDGMKIRGDLHICLMGDPGVAKSQLLKHIINVAPRGVYTTGKGSSGVGLTAAVQKDPVTNEMVLEGGALVLADMGICAIDEFDKMDELDRTAIHEVMEQQTVSIAKAGITTSLNARTAVLAAANPAWGRYDLRRTPAENINLPPALLSRFDLLWLILDRADMDSDLEMARHVVYVHQNKESPALGFTPLEPSVIRAYISAVRRLSPSVPQELEEYIASAYSSIRQEEAKSNAPHSYTTVRTLLSILRISAAIARLRHSETVAQSDVDEALRLMHMSKFSLYSDDRQKSGLDPIGDIYSILRDESETTGKQDVSYAHALNLISRKGYSEAQLKQCLEEYANINVWQINPISFDIRFIDAI, encoded by the exons ATGAAGGACATCAACTTCAGCGCTGAAAAAG AGCTTGCCAAGGATTTTCTTTCCAACTTTCCCGATTCGAATGGCGAACCCAAATACATGCGCATCCTT CAACAAGTTGCAAACCGCAAATTTCGAGCTATCGAGATTGATATTGAGGACTTGTTTAGT TACGCAGAATTGGATGAAGAATTCTGCAATCGAGTTCAAGAAAACACTCGGCGATATATTGGTATTTTTGCTGATGCTATTGATGAGCTTATGCCGGAGCCCACAGAGGCATTTACAGATGATGATCATGACATACTCATGACTCAGAGGTCTGATGATGTACCAGAGAATATGGATGGTCCGGATCCACACCAGAAGATGCCTCCTGAAATCAAGCGCTACTT TGAAGTTTACATAAGAGCATCTTCAAGTGGAAAGTCGAAGCCATATGCAATTAGGGAGGTCAAGGCTTCACATATTGGTCAACTTGTAAGGATATCAGGTATTGTGACGCGGTGTTCAGATGTTAAGCCATTGATGCAGGTAGCTGTCTATACATGTGAAGAATGTGGTTTTGAGATTTACCAG GAAGTAACTGCTCGAGTCTTTATGCCACTTTTTGAATGCCCATCCAGGCGTTGTATAACAAATAGAACAAAGGGGAACCTTATTCTTCAACTCAGGGCATCAAAGTTCTTGAAATTTCAGGAG GCAAAGATACAAGAGTTGGCTGAAGATGTTCCAAAAGGCCACATTCCACGGACAATGACTGTTCACTTCCGTGGTGAACTCACAAGAAAG GTAGCTCCGGGTGATGTTGTGAAATTATCTGGGATTTTTCTTCCTATTCCTTACACTGGTTTCAGAGCAATGCGGGCTGGCTTAGTTGCTGATACTTACTTAGAAGCCATGTCCATCACACATACTAAGAAAAAATATGAAGA TTATGAACTTATAGGAGATGAGGAAGAACAAGTTGCACGTTTGGCTGAGGATGGTAACATATATGAAAAGCTGGCTCGATCTTTGGCACCTGAAATATACGGGCATGAAGATATCAAAAAGGCTCTGCTTCTGCTCCTAGTGGGCGCTCCTCACAGGAAACTAAAAGATGGAATGAAG ATTAGAGGAGATTTACATATTTGTCTGATGGGTGATCCTGGAGTTGCAAAGAGCCAGCTTCTCAAACACATAATTAATGTAGCACCCAGGGGAGTATATACAACTGGCAAAGGAAGCAGTGGAGTTGGTCTAACTGCTGCTGTTCAGAAAGATCCCGTCACAAATGAAATGGTCCTGGAAGGAGGAGCATTG GTCCTAGCGGATATGGGAATATGTGCTATTGATGAGTTTGATAAGATGGATGAATTAGATCGTACAGCCATACATGAAGTTATGGAGCAGCAGACTGTCAGCATTGCCAAGGCTGGGATCACTACGTCTTTGAATGCAAGAACTGCTGTTCTTGCTGCAGCTAATCCAGCATG GGGGAGATATGACCTACGTAGAACTCCTGCTGAAAACATTAATCTTCCACCGGCCCTTTTGTCAAGATTTGATCTTTTATGGTTAATCCTGGATCGAGCAGATATGGATAGTGATCTTGAGATGGCTAGGCATGTTGTCTATGTTCATCAGAATAAAGAATCTCCGGCTCTTGGCTTCACTCCACTTGAGCCATCTGTTATTCG GGCATATATTTCTGCAGTGAGAAGATTGTCTCCTTCAGTCCCACAGGAACTTGAGGAGTATATTGCTAGTGCCTACTCTAGCATTCGGCAAGAAGAAGCTAAATCGAATGCCCCCCATTCCTATACAACTGTGAGAACTCTGCTCAGCATTCTTCGAATATCAGCT GCAATAGCAAGACTCCGACATTCTGAAACTGTGGCTCAATCTGATGTGGATGAGGCATTAAGGCTGATGCATATGTCAAAGTTCTCTTTGTACTCAGATGATCGCCAGAAATCTGGTCTGGATCCTATTGGAGATATCTATTCAATTTTGCGAGATGAGTCTGAGACAACGGGCAAGCAGGATGTGAGCTATGCACATGCTCTAAATCTGATTTCTAGGAAG GGATACAGTGAAGCCCAACTGAAACAATGTTTAGAGGAATACGCAAACATAAATGTGTGGCAGATTAATCCTATTTCTTTTGACATCCGATTCATTGATGCCATTTGA